A stretch of the Natribaculum luteum genome encodes the following:
- the tnpC gene encoding IS66 family transposase gives MSLGVSGSLESIDSTIRTENSTHLRQQLVVKELENRLLRRQITAKQQQIEQLEARLKRYENPNTPPSKQGGVAGSPGNDDSDEEENEDQGDDAGGDADAASGSSPGRDEGHEGTTRPPPEPEETIRVDQGYCPDCEQILSNPDSYISRTIIDIPLPIPTTVVEYELGKHRCSCGNEVVAEHPDCPETGRFGPNIMAQTALGRFHQRLPNRKQAELFDWELDTPISHRTIYNLTKRVADRLRPAYDDVKARIQESDVVYCDETGFPVDGEQHWAWTFVTDEEVLFWVDESRGSQVLEDVLGEDFAEDSTLSCDGWSAYPSYHTKLQRCWAHLLREAEYVAERYEEAERLSEELHALHDDLTAFDEEDPSASAREQKRAEASLHLEGLIREDYEAQEVKKLIEKIRNGLGHWLTFVTEPDVDSTNNRAERALREQVVLRKMFRTLRSAEGVQIHETITTMLATWKRRGLDPPEQLQSILGGQELRLG, from the coding sequence GTGTCGCTGGGGGTTAGCGGATCGCTGGAATCGATAGATTCCACGATCCGCACCGAGAACAGTACGCATCTCCGCCAGCAACTCGTCGTCAAAGAGCTTGAGAACCGACTTCTTCGTCGTCAGATCACTGCAAAACAACAGCAGATCGAACAACTTGAGGCTCGCCTCAAGCGGTACGAAAACCCAAACACACCTCCCAGTAAGCAGGGTGGCGTGGCTGGATCACCTGGCAACGATGACAGCGACGAGGAAGAGAACGAAGACCAAGGGGACGACGCTGGCGGCGACGCTGACGCCGCCAGCGGCTCCTCTCCAGGACGTGACGAAGGTCACGAAGGAACAACTCGACCGCCTCCGGAACCAGAGGAGACTATTCGAGTCGATCAGGGATATTGCCCAGACTGTGAGCAAATCCTCTCTAACCCGGACAGCTACATCTCACGGACGATTATCGACATACCTCTCCCTATTCCAACCACTGTCGTCGAGTACGAACTCGGCAAACACCGCTGTTCCTGTGGAAACGAAGTCGTTGCTGAACATCCAGACTGCCCGGAAACCGGGCGGTTTGGGCCAAATATCATGGCCCAAACCGCCCTCGGTAGGTTCCATCAGCGACTTCCAAACCGTAAACAGGCGGAGCTGTTTGACTGGGAACTCGATACACCCATCTCTCATCGGACGATCTACAACCTGACCAAGCGGGTCGCAGACCGGCTGCGACCCGCGTATGACGATGTCAAAGCCCGTATTCAGGAAAGTGACGTCGTCTACTGCGATGAAACGGGATTTCCTGTTGACGGAGAGCAACACTGGGCGTGGACGTTCGTTACTGACGAAGAAGTGCTGTTCTGGGTTGATGAGAGTCGTGGAAGTCAGGTGTTAGAGGACGTCCTCGGCGAGGACTTCGCCGAGGACTCAACGCTCAGCTGTGACGGTTGGTCAGCGTATCCGAGCTATCACACGAAGCTCCAGCGGTGCTGGGCACATCTGTTGCGGGAGGCGGAGTACGTTGCTGAACGGTACGAGGAAGCAGAGAGGTTGTCTGAGGAGTTACACGCTCTCCATGACGATTTAACGGCGTTCGACGAGGAGGATCCGTCCGCCTCCGCCCGCGAGCAAAAGCGGGCGGAGGCGTCGTTACATCTGGAAGGCCTGATCAGGGAAGACTACGAGGCACAGGAGGTCAAGAAGCTGATCGAGAAGATCAGGAACGGGTTAGGGCACTGGCTGACGTTCGTTACAGAGCCAGACGTCGATTCGACGAATAATCGCGCAGAGCGCGCTCTGCGCGAGCAAGTTGTGCTGCGGAAGATGTTCCGGACCCTCCGCTCAGCCGAAGGGGTCCAGATTCACGAGACGATTACGACCATGTTAGCCACGTGGAAACGACGAGGACTTGATCCGCCTGAACAGCTCCAGTCCATCCTCGGTGGGCAAGAACTCAGATTAGGATGA
- a CDS encoding M48 family metalloprotease has translation MGSIAVSMGTTLYQLGTAIDRAPDPLVSDRDRATHYVRYTASWCQALVLGLVVASAAAAVVLDLSTTIRLIAGWTVVLCLIALWSITDFVDLPVVARRRLSVGVQLPSLGRRAMIVTSLLVAPIVSIAAAVLFVPDPIPLVWAVDLLLAGLLGTYGLAIYRSLDSEWLDLGYYDFVRNPERDHSHVGTYLAVAGNVLLSFLMVAALLVVWTPIGGGTNAGLTYTSIVATALSLYLLVGSVHQLYLFDRFVSDVVASHEPYCLPASSFDPEYPVWVYDDTDRIGSFALYTRSTEAIVLTERLVAETSPEQQVAIVAHEQAHLERGDAMTSYWLRIVGSVLLVGQNVLFELVDFHQREFDADAYAAERVGGEQIASALCRMRDLEGDVTDRSDRVVVSSTVTNFASTDRLSSAEAVLTGKLRLFHGGYALTDAHPSIRERLRALRMGDDRAA, from the coding sequence ATGGGGTCGATAGCCGTCTCGATGGGGACGACCCTCTATCAGTTGGGGACGGCGATCGACCGCGCACCGGATCCGCTCGTGTCCGATCGCGACCGGGCCACCCACTACGTCCGGTACACGGCGAGTTGGTGTCAGGCGCTCGTGCTCGGTCTCGTCGTCGCCTCCGCGGCCGCAGCCGTCGTCCTCGACCTCTCGACGACGATCCGGCTAATTGCGGGCTGGACCGTCGTCCTCTGTCTGATCGCGCTGTGGTCGATCACGGACTTCGTCGACCTCCCCGTCGTCGCCAGACGTCGGCTCTCGGTCGGGGTGCAGCTTCCATCCCTCGGTCGACGCGCGATGATCGTCACTTCCCTCCTCGTCGCCCCAATCGTGAGTATTGCCGCCGCCGTACTCTTCGTCCCCGATCCGATCCCGCTCGTGTGGGCCGTCGATCTCCTGTTGGCAGGTCTTCTCGGAACGTACGGACTGGCGATTTACCGGTCTCTCGACTCGGAGTGGCTCGATCTCGGGTACTACGACTTCGTTCGGAACCCGGAACGAGACCACAGTCACGTCGGTACGTACCTCGCTGTCGCGGGGAACGTTCTCTTGAGTTTCCTCATGGTAGCGGCCCTGCTCGTCGTCTGGACGCCGATCGGCGGTGGAACCAACGCTGGACTCACGTACACTTCGATCGTCGCGACAGCACTGTCGCTGTACCTTCTCGTCGGTAGCGTCCACCAGTTGTACCTCTTTGATCGGTTCGTCTCCGACGTGGTCGCGTCGCACGAGCCCTATTGCCTGCCGGCATCTTCTTTCGACCCCGAATATCCGGTTTGGGTGTACGACGACACGGACCGCATCGGCTCGTTTGCACTCTACACTCGGTCCACGGAGGCAATCGTCCTCACGGAGCGACTGGTGGCGGAGACCTCGCCCGAGCAACAGGTCGCGATCGTCGCCCACGAACAGGCCCACCTCGAACGTGGCGACGCGATGACGTCGTACTGGCTCCGGATCGTCGGGTCGGTGCTGCTGGTCGGACAGAACGTCCTCTTCGAACTGGTCGACTTCCACCAGCGCGAGTTCGACGCCGACGCCTACGCCGCGGAGCGGGTCGGTGGCGAACAGATCGCGAGTGCACTCTGCCGAATGCGCGACCTCGAAGGAGACGTCACGGATCGAAGCGACCGCGTCGTCGTCTCCTCGACAGTGACTAACTTCGCCTCGACCGACCGGCTCTCTTCCGCAGAGGCGGTGCTCACCGGCAAACTCCGGCTATTCCACGGCGGCTACGCGTTGACCGACGCACATCCTTCGATCCGGGAGCGGCTCCGGGCACTCCGCATGGGCGACGATCGAGCTGCGTAG